TATTTAGTATCCTTTCCGAATATATAAGTCCCGATTTCTTACCGCTCGGTAAATCGACTTGGGTCACATCTCCCGTTACAACGGCTTTTGAACCTTCTCCAAGTCTGGTTAAAAACATCTTCATTTGTTCTTTTGTCGTATTTTGTGCTTCATCCAATATAATGAAGGAATCATTAAGTGTCCTTCCTCTCATATATGCAAGGGGTGCTATTTCTATATGTCCTCTTGCTGCATTTCTTTCATATGCTTCACTTCCCATTATTTCAAATAACGCATCATATAAGGGTTTTAGATAAGGATCGATTTTTTCTTTTAAGTCTCCCGGTAAAAATCCGAGGCTTTCTCCTGCCTCTACCGCCGGTCTTGTAAGTATTATTCTTGAAACATCTCCGTTTTTTAACGCTTTGACTGCAAGTGCCACTGCTAGGTAAGTCTTACCCGTCCCCGCAGGTCCTATAGAAAACACTATGTCATTTCTTTTGGTGGCATTTATAAATGCGCTTTGTCCTATA
This region of Anaerofustis stercorihominis DSM 17244 genomic DNA includes:
- a CDS encoding PhoH family protein, producing MPREIEDIVLVFGSNDKYIKSAEEHFNVKITLRDNVIKIQGEDEKNVSKAKELISCMINRVNENTAITDQAFNYLLSLIEDNKKNISNFDQVICYTFKGKPIKTKTIGQSAFINATKRNDIVFSIGPAGTGKTYLAVALAVKALKNGDVSRIILTRPAVEAGESLGFLPGDLKEKIDPYLKPLYDALFEIMGSEAYERNAARGHIEIAPLAYMRGRTLNDSFIILDEAQNTTKEQMKMFLTRLGEGSKAVVTGDVTQVDLPSGKKSGLIYSERILNKVEGVDFVHLTKKDVVRNPLVQRIIEAYETYETKKQRD